The nucleotide window GCGGGGAAGGATTAGAGGCTTATTCATTTGAAGGGCTTGGCTCAGTAGGAGTAGGGGCTCGGCCTAGTTTGGGAAGATGGTGACAGTGACCTTATAAGCCATTGTAATGAACTGTGAGCGGTTATCGAACGGAAATAACAAACTATCCCGAACTGAATCCTCCGTCTCATCCTATTCTTGCTCTTGCTTCCACCCCAAATCCCTTATGTTGTTCTTCCAATCTATCATTCCGGTCAAGATCGTCACACAAGGCCATTGCCGTCCTCGATGACGGCAACATTGACCGGACTGTCAAACACACCTTTGCCTTCATTGACAATGTACGACGTTCCTGAGAGCACACATATAAAAATAGTACATGTACGTCTGCACGACCAATTTGATCTTCAGAATGACATGCAGGAGTACTGTGTATCTTTAGTAGTGTTTGGTTCAAGCACGGCAGCGCTGCTCCTAGATGCCTCCATGTAAAATAATTAATGTGTTTTCATGATAAAAATAAGTGCTTTCATGGGAGATGGGCCCTCAAAAGTCTGTCAGCAAGGGGCTGGGCCTCCATGTAAACCGCCAATTACCAAACGATAATGTTGTGCTCTTTGCTAAGGACGTCCGGCCGCTTGGACTTTCCCGTTGATGGGCCATGACACTAGCCTAACGGGCCAACTCTACACTTGTGTATCCGCTCGCCCAACCTTATCTACTTGTGAGCCTATCATCGTTCATCTCCATTCACTGCACCACCGTCGGGTCCGCACAGCTGCACGCGCTCTAGGGCGACCACGCCGCCATGGCGCCCTCCACCGCGTGCCTGCTCTAGCGCAACCACGCCGCCACAGCGCTCTCCACCGTGCTCGATTGGCCACCGTCCTCTCTCTCCAACACGCTCGAGCGCCGCCGCCCGCCATCCTTCGTCTCCACCGGGCCATCCGCTCACCACAGCGTTCTCCACCACGCAGGccgccttctccaccggagcggcCTTCTCCACCGGAACTACGCGCCTCTCCACGGCACCGAGCTCTACATCGGAGTCGAGCTCCGCGTCGATGAGCCTCCAATCGTCCGagcagcaagtagatgttgcgctgaaaacacatgttgtaagcgtatgtttcaagtgtttcagatgttttagatgtatgttgcaagtgttttataaggatgttgcaaaagtagatcgggatgttgcatatgttgcaatggttgtacatgtataTTGCAAACGTCTGTTCCCAATATTTCATCTAtactttagatgtatgttgcaagtgtgtttatctggacgCTGCATgtgttttacacatatgttgcaagtgttttatctagttGTTGCGTAagtttgcaatggtttttaagTGTTTTTAAATGTTTTTGCATGTGTTTTAACTCATGTtctaagtgtttcatctatctcaatgttgcatctgaatgtttcaaaagtagatcggagtgctgcacatgttgcaatggcgcgAGGGGTCAGACGAGGCGCAGACATCGCGTAGGGTAAGGCGGGGGCGCAAATGCCACGTGGGCTTAGGTGGGGGCGCAGACATCATGTGGGTCAAGCGGCATGAAGGGTGCAGCGCGTGGGAATGGGGTGCAGACGCGGGATGTCTAGAGGCAAGCACTGCCGAATACCGAAGCTCAATTGAAATCCGACCATTTGGACATAAGGTATAGTCGGTGCATTGTTAGTTTTGTTTATTTACGACAATGCAAATACCATAGCGCCTACGACATGATGGGTCCAGTTGGATTCCGCTAAGATGTCACATCTgagccatatatatatacattatacATAGAACGATAGCAGTACATGTTGGGCATACTACCAAATTAacaaattgttgcaccacattgTCCGTCGCGTCAACGTTCCGGCCGGGTGCGGCGTCGAGACGACGATGGACTTGTGGTGGTTCGCCAACTTCACGACGGCGTGGTTCATCATCGCGCCGCTGATCGCCGCGTACGTGCCGCAGCGGCTGCTCAAGTCCTACTTCAACCACCACGTGTGGCAATGCACACGTCAAACAACGTCATCTGCGACTACGggtagggtatatatatatatatatatacgatcTTTATTAATTTGTTCATTAGCAATGCACATATAATCATGTCATGCATGATGATCATTATTTGTTTCCGATCCGGCAATGCAAACGCAAACATCAAACAGCTACTCAAGAGACCGAGGATGGAACCACATCGACTTCAAGCACCCGACGACGTTCGACACGCTGGCCATGGAcccagcaaagaagaaggagatcaTGGACGACCTTGACGCGTTCCGGAGCAACATGGAGTTCTTCAAGCGCACCGGCAAGCCGTGGAAGCGCGGGTACCTCCTGTACAGGCCGCCGGGCAAGAGCAAGTCGACGATGATCGCGGCCATGGCCAACTACCTCAACTACGACATCTACGACGTGGAGCTCACAGTGGTGCGCCACAACCACGACTTGCGCAAGCTGCTGGCCGAGACGACGGACAAGTCCATCGTCGTGATCGAGGACATCGACTGCTCCCTCGACCTCACGGGCAAGCGCGGCGGCCGCCGCCAGAGGAGGTCGTCgtacgacgatgacgacgacgagagGCCTAGAAGGGTGACGCTGTCCGGCCTGCTCAACTTCATCGACGGCCTCTGGTCGTCGTGCGGCGGCGAGCGGATCGTCGTGTTCACCACCAACCACGTCGACAAGCTGGACCCGGCGCTGATCCGGCGGGGCAGGATGGACATGCACATCGAGATGTCCTACTGCGGATTCGACGGGTTCAGGACGCTGGCCAGGAACTGCTTCGGCGTGGACGAGCACCAGCTGTTCGACGCCGTCAGGGAGCTGCTCCGGGAGGTGCAGATCACGCCGGCCGACGTCGCGGAGTACTGCCTGATGACATCCACGCGCGCAGGCCGGGGAGTGGAGTCTTCGCTTGAGCACCTCATAGAAGAGGTGAAGAAGGACAAGGCCAGGCAGAAGCTGATGGCGGAGGCTGCGGCtggggctgcggcggcggccacAGAAGCGGCTAAATCGCCCGGTGAAAAGAAGGGTAGGAGACGAAGAAACCGCGGGAAGAAGCAAGAGGAGAAACATGGTGACAATAGTATTAGTAATAGTGTAGTGACGAAGGAAAGTTAATAAGGTTCAGTTAGGTTTCATGTAgtatttttcagcgaacgaatagtgtttttctcttataacgAATCAATGTAAGCCAAATATACTACTCCATCCATTTGGCAAAGTAAGGCATAGTTTAGAAGAGAAAGTCATCGAGAGTATATTTTGGTTATTGATTTCTATTTCATTCACGTCAATTACGTACTACAAAATCAACACCATCTTAAAATCTAATTTTGATAATCTATTGATGCAACTTTTGGAAATTGAACATTCATATAATTAACTAACAGTTAGTAAAAACTGTCAAGTTTGACTTTTCAAGAGTACTTGATTGTTTTATAAAGTATATAGAGTGGAGCTCAAGCTCCTACAGCTACTAAAAGCATGGAGACCCTTATAAAATTGCAGTTATTCAAAACTTAAAAGGAGAGTAAAAGACGAAAAATGAAGGGTAGAAAGCTCCTGACATTTTTTTTCTAGACTAGATCTACCCGGCCGGCTGCAGCACAAATTTCTCTCTATCACTGCGGCCAAATGATCAAATTATTTCAGTTCTGATTAGGTCCGAATACTCACGTATAGCTTCTATTCCTTCccctttttttttgagaaaaactAACCTCAAGTCACGTGTTTTAGCTAACCTCGACTTAGAGCATGTCCAAGAGACTCTCCATATTCTTCCTAAATGTTATGAATAGAGATTTTAGTGAAATTCTACTCTCCAACCGCTTCTCTGAATGGTcatccaaatatagccatcttctattccggatttttcctagcaaaaaatagaaaacgagaatgactctctagagtgcgcatgagatatagaaaaactgttggaaagtgaaaagatatagaaagcgaATTTTATGCAAATGGCTCTCaaaataatgatttagagagtgagatttagaaatgCTCTTATAATACAGTTGAAGCACAGTAAATATGGTTTTTCTAATGAAATTTTGGTTTTTCTTGctacatagcttttactatacACCTAAGATATATATAAGATATGCCTAAAAAAACCAAAATGACTTATGACGTGGAACAGAAGGAGTACATTAAAAATAATATATAATGATAAAACAAATGAGTATGTGATGCCATTTTTTTACTTAAGAGATATGTGAGCTAGAGCATGTATATTTGTTACCCCTTTTATTTTTGTGCTAAGGGCAGTTATCTAGCATTGCTAGTGACATAAACTTTGGGTGTGTTTGGTTAGGCTCCCAAAAGTGCTTTTgttaaaaaaaaagctaaaagcCAACCAAATAGATGGAATGGATAATAGGTTCTACTACAAAGAAAAAACATCTTTTCCTCCACTTACAATTCTCATGGAAACCCAGCAACTTGCTTCCACTTCCACCTTTTCACCCCACTTCCACCTTTTCACCAAAGTTACACACTTGCCactgtgtagggtcgagatggcgaactagagagggggtgaataggctaaAGAAAAATAGAGACATGATATATTACATATGGGTTGGTCTCACATGAAGAGCACTTGCCAAATCAATCCAAGAATATTAATTCTGAATTTTATATTGGTCAAAAGAAATGGTGAATCCTATGGAAGATTGATTGATCTCCAAATTGATAGACATAAAGACATTCAAGTAAGAGACATAATATTGAAGAAAGAGTAAAAATACATGGGCGTCCTTCAACTTGTCTCGGGGTGTCACTCAAGTCCCCAAACTCTTAAAATGCATTTTTAGGTCCTTTAGGTCCTCAATCTTGTCTttgtgtgtcatctaggtcccacACTTTCGGTTGTTGTTTTTAGGTCCCCGAACTTATCTCGGTGTGTTATTCAGGTCCCAGAACTTTCCATAGTGTGTCATAGGCCCAAATAGACCCGATCTACACCGTATCATGACACCACTGCCATAGTGGTTGGATCCACACCTGATTCTTGACCATGGTAGGAACTTAATGGCAAAGCAATTGTTTGTCCACCTCTTTCACCTAATGAGCACTAGCTTTGGCCTTGTCGCCACCATTATCGATGACATGTCGTGGCCTTTGATGTGGAGGATGATGAATGCATGGGTTGGGGATGGTGAGTTGGTGACTATGCCACACTAGATTGGAAAGCGAAGAGAGTGGGAGAGAAAGGAGATGGAGGTAGAAGAGAGATGGAGAGCATGTAGATGGAGTGCTACAAACCAACACATTGGCTGGTTGGAGATTATTTGGTACTAGATGACATATTGTGACAATGACACCCtaaaacaagtttgggtacctcaAATTGCAATTTGAGAGCTAAATGACATGAGGAGACAAGTTTAAGGACTGCTCGTGCATTTTACTCTTGAAGAAATGAAATTCAAAATATGTTTAATGTTGATTCAACGCATGTTGTGACTTGAGAATGGCTCGATTGGGTGAATGTAGCAAGGAAAGGGTGCTGAGGTACTAAGTCAAGGTAAATGGCAAGTGATTGCTTGATGGCCAAGGTGTGATGGCTAAAGTGAATAAGAGAGTACTTGCAATGAGCCCATGAACTAATTGCTATGAGTGGTCAtgctatgtggaggatcaaatattTGTTCAATCATACGAAGAAATGACTTATGGATGAAAGTATAGTCTTGATCATATGGTCTAAGAGATCATGAGTCACAAGCTCAAGGAAGACATGCTCACAACAATAGCAGTGTTCAAGGCCCTCAAATGGTGAAGATCAAATCGACGACACTACAATTTAAAGAAAGAGGCTCAAGTGTGATTCAATTCTACACTAGGCAACCACAATACAAGGTGTGGTATTTCTTGTTTCTTGCACTATTACATATGACTTTGACGCATGTGTTTGCTACCTCAAGAAGTGGCGAACGTGCTCGACTCTGAGACCACCCGGTTGGACCCCTTCATTGTGCTCCAAGTGGCCGAAGCGTTGAGGGGTCAGATTCCTCTACTGAGGGTGGTCTCTCGGTCGAAACACTCTCCATATGGTTGTATGGGAGATCCTCGTCCCTTAGAGATCATGATGCGTGAGCACATCTGTTGGGTGTAGCCTAAAGCTCCTATCCAACCGGCCGATTAAAGTTGGATAGGGGGTTAATCTTCTAGGCAGTCGTACTTATGAGGGCACCTATATATGGTGCAAGTACTCATCAAGCTAAATATTCATAACCAAGCTCCAAAGGAATATCCCTTGACATGGATAACATCCTGCAACAAATAATTGACTCATTGTGCATCTTAAACATATATGTcaatcaaaacaaaaaaaaatgactAGATGCCATTACGATGATTGCAATtacctctctctctttctccccctTAGATGAACTCGTGAGAAAGCGCCACTGAAGTGGCGAGTATGCAATCATTAATCAATGTATGCGTATTTTCTTGGACGGGAATATGTTGGTGTTCATAGGGCATCGTCTAATGACAAGGGGAATACCACTTTGTTCGGAATAGACTATATATGTTAATGTATGTACGACCTCAAGCTTGCCGGCTTTGCGCTGTAGACAAGGTGGCTTTGGCTGCAGAAAACAGACAGCTCACGCACCTGGAGCGAGCTACCGATCAACATAGACCCAGAAGTACAGGCCTTCTTCAGAGCATCAACTTACACGGTCATCGGCGACGGGCGGAACACGAAGTTCTAGGATGATCGATGGATCGAGGGCACCGTGCCGTCAGACATCGCTCGAACCTTGGTGTGCCTAGTGCCCAGTAGGGTTAGGAAACGCCTCACCGTGTGCCAAGGGCTAATAGCCAGAGACTGGATGCCCTCATTCTCGGGCTCCATGACGACGATGGCACTGGCCGAGTATCTAGCCCTGTGGGAGGCAGCGGACCatactaaagatggcaacggggatgtacccatcgggtatcatcggaacgttctcttccccgctgcggagaattcatcccgtctccgtccccgttaactgtctcgggtatagattcttgcccatccccgtacccgtcgggcatcggtcgggtaacagatacctgacgggtactgcatacccgataaacaaggacacttggggtcgcagctttgcaatcagaGACATTTCTTCTTCACCCAGGTATatgtgtcggagtctcggagatgccgaggagaaggagcgaggttgcgaggaggacgagcaaaggtggcagagagaccgaattgaggaagcgaggggcacaagcactcgtgaggcaggcgtgcttgtgctgctggcggagatggtgacgaaaaattgaactagggttcctagaacacatagactatatatatgattgttcagatttgggccaaaatacctatgttgagcttctttgggcctaatacttgcatgacagctcaaatagtcgggttccccaatgggtaacggggacgggtaaacagggaatgttctcgtacccgctatacccatcggggatggattcttgcccatttagatgcccgcgggtaaagatatgatcccatccccatcccctaatggatcaaatacccgtcgggtatcgggtatcggagccccgttgccatctttagaccATACCATCCTCGGTGAACAACCGGATAAGACCGTGTGGCGCTGGACACCTGACGGGAACTACAGCGCCAAATTAGCCTACACTAGGCTACACACAGGTTCAATCCCGTTCCGAGGCCACACTCTCATCTAGAAGACTTGGGCGTCACTTCGAGTTAAAATCTTCCTATGGATCGCATTCCGGAGGCGTCACTGGACTAATGTTTGCCAGGCAAGGCATGGACTCGAGGCGAGAGAAGAGTGTTACCTCTGCGACCAGGCGCCGGAGACAATTGATCACACTCTGTGTTGCTGCCCCTTCGCACGAGAGCTTTGGTTCCGCATCTGCCAAGCTCTAGGACACCAGTTACCGCCATTGGAGCAGTCAGTCTATGCTTGGTGGAGACGGCTGCGATCAACTTGGAATCAGCAGCACAACAAAGGGCCTTGACTCCCTATTCGGCCTCGTCTCCTAGGAAATTTGGAAGGAACGGAATGCTCGCGGCTTCCCAGAGGCCACGTCCACGGTAGATGAGCTACTGATGTTCATTAAAGCTCAGGCCGACCAGTGGATTCAGGCGGGGGCAAAGGACCTTGGGAGTTTAGCATCGGGGGTAGCCCACTGTCCACCGAGGTTTCAAAGTTGTATTCAAACCATGTAGCACCCCTGGGTTGTCGGCCGGATGCCGGTCATTTGTAAAAACTTTCTATTTTCTACTTATCATAAAGATACGCAACGctcttgcgtattcgagaaaaagatAGATCTTTTACCTAACAATATGTTAACATATGCATGTGACTCATTCGTAAGTACAGAGAGAGGGCTTAGTTGAACATAAAAAAAAGTGCGGTTGTGGACAGCATAGGCAAGGCAAAGAGGAGTGGTTGCGCCGGCCGGCAACAAAGTAAACGGTGACTGGATGTTGCACCCATATGTCACAAGTCCTCGATGTAACGGGCCAATCCTTGCCATCACGAAGGCCTGTTTTGTTTGCCtaatagctactaaatttagtagttttTAGTTATTTTAGTAATTTTTTAACTAAACattatgactaaaagctactaaaagagctttagtcatctctagtaactctggagttactaaaagtgactgaaccgtttagtagctactaaagtttaagtttagtagctcgaaccaaacaccccctaaagcaGGAGCCAGGAGCTGATCACACTTTCTGAACTTTGTCACTGTCTCACTGACATCAGCTACTTCAGTTTCACGCTGGTGAGGTGGCGCGCGCATAGAAAAACAGGGCAAAAGCTAGCAGCTCCACTAATCCACTTGCATGCTGCCTTGGCGGTCAGAGAGGCTGAAGTTTCCTAGTAGGCACGCGCGCACTGTGACAGCACGGTCATGGGTAGCGACACGCAGCTTATATCCTTTCTAATTTACAAAAAGCAAgatttttggtaaaaaaaaagtACTCTCCAACAATTTTTTATTAAATCTTCGAACGTAGACATTCTTTATTTAAGATTTCTTGCTAGCTAAAGATGAAGAGCGGGATGACTCATGACTCTAAAAAATGTGCAAAAATACACAAAAGCTATTAGAGTGTACAAAAGTATATAAAGCGGTTTTACTCAAATGActttccaaatgatgatttagaaaaTAGATTTTAGAAAGACTCTTGAAGATTCTCTCGGTTGGACCggaaaaaaaagagaggtggtttTTCATGGGTTGAAAAATCATATCCGATCCGTCACGTCCATATTTTGTGTATAGAAATATGTGAAATAAATACACGGGGCTGGTCTTGAGCCAAACTATTTTTTCGAGTTTATTTTGTTGTTCTTCGGGCCCTGTTCAATAAGCACCGTGGTAGGCAACAAATGCTAGGACattggtttggagggatgctaaGACCCAACTGACACCAAGCTTATCAAGCCGAGGGAGGAGCGTGCGCTTCTAGAGCTTTTGAGAAAAATGAGTTAATTTCATTCAAAATTAAGTCAATTTCATTTTAAAAGATAAAAAGAAAAATGAGTTCAATTAAAGCACTTTTGAGACGAGCCACCAAGCCAGCTCAAGAGCTTTTTGTCCAGCGTGCGCTTCTAGAAGAGAATATAAAGGCAGGGTAGATTCGCCTTTTCATGCTTGAAGAGAAGAAAAATCTAAAAAATCTTAGAATCCTTAGAGATTATGAAAATCTAGATAAAAAAAACCCTTAGAACCCCAACTGAATTTTAACTACAGACAGAGAATCTAATAAAACATATTAGATATTTTTATTTAAATTCTTAAAATCCCTGAAGATTCAAACAGGACCTAAAGCAGCTGAGACTGATGGATTCGGGTATTAAGAATCCAGTCATATGATTATTCTCACCCCTTCTAGAAACTCTACCGTTTGCACATCCTAAAATTTTATCTGATTTTTCAAAATCCTAAAGGCATTCAAACAGGCCTTCAGGATTGCTACTAGTAAATTCTCACAAATCCAAGCTTTCTGTTCATCGTGTTCAGAATTACCGTGGGTTGCCACGCTCCCTTGCGGCCGCATTTGCTTCCACCGCCGCCCTGGCCTCTGCTTCCGCCCACGCCTTGGCCTCTGCCTCTGCTCTCGCCTTGGCCTCTGCCTCGGCCTTGGCCTTCTCCACCGCTCTCTTCTTCAGCTCATCGATCAATATCTCAAGGCAGCGAGAAGGCTCGCCGGAGCCTGCGCGCCTGGCCGCCATGAGGCACTCGGCGACGTCGGCCGGCGTGAAGGTTCACCTCCCGCA belongs to Miscanthus floridulus cultivar M001 chromosome 4, ASM1932011v1, whole genome shotgun sequence and includes:
- the LOC136548192 gene encoding AAA-ATPase At3g28610-like, whose amino-acid sequence is MQTQTSNSYSRDRGWNHIDFKHPTTFDTLAMDPAKKKEIMDDLDAFRSNMEFFKRTGKPWKRGYLLYRPPGKSKSTMIAAMANYLNYDIYDVELTVVRHNHDLRKLLAETTDKSIVVIEDIDCSLDLTGKRGGRRQRRSSYDDDDDERPRRVTLSGLLNFIDGLWSSCGGERIVVFTTNHVDKLDPALIRRGRMDMHIEMSYCGFDGFRTLARNCFGVDEHQLFDAVRELLREVQITPADVAEYCLMTSTRAGRGVESSLEHLIEEVKKDKARQKLMAEAAAGAAAAATEAAKSPGEKKGRRRRNRGKKQEEKHGDNSISNSVVTKES